The Mastacembelus armatus chromosome 9, fMasArm1.2, whole genome shotgun sequence genome contains a region encoding:
- the neflb gene encoding neurofilament light chain b — translation MTSSGYDPYFPSTYKRRVIVRSAGYGAGGGIGSRSALSSHAAPVTSYASSRRSYPAQARATSSYSSVFSAPMSAAASELRLDQAAQVSSEFKTLRTQEKAELQNLNDRFAGFIERVHELEQQNKLLETELLLLRQRQTEPSNLRGLYEHELRQLRAAVEEAHHEKQAAQDHRDEMDHVLRNLQKRYEDEVLGREAADGRLRDARKGVDEAALGQAELEKRVGTLLDELAFLKRLCESEIAELQAQIQYSAEVSVEMEVAKPDLSAALRDIRVQYEKLAQRNLQSAEEWFCNKMNVMTVGTALNTESARNAKDEAGEYRRLLKAKTLEIDACRDMNQALENQLQEVEEKQSAEISALQDTISELEDELRANKNDMARYLKDYQDLLNVKMALDIEIAAYRKLLEGEESRLSVVGPASVTVYSQAMYPPPSYGRTHVPVQSQLSSAAPYLLSSRLYTSSLSTEETISASQAHQAEASLPQEEEEEQMEEEEKEEEEEEQGEEKEGEEEEEQGEEKEGEDEEEQGEEKEGEEEEDQGEVKEKEEEEEQGEEKEGEEEEEQGEEKEAEAEEEQGEEKEGEGEAEDEEKQDEEGGEESQPQKEDGAEEKEEKGDEEGEKGEKETDKEDEGEAEEKSGKTSDKKV, via the exons ATGACTTCCAGCGGCTATGACCCTTACTTCCCTTCTACTTACAAGAGGAGGGTCATTGTGCGCAGTGCAGGATATGGAGCTGGTGGAGGAATAGGCTCCAGGTCTGCCCTTTCCAGCCATGCTGCCCCAGTGACTTCCTATGCATCCTCACGCAGAAGTTATCCAGCACAAGCCCGTGCTACATCAAGCTactcctctgtgttttctgctcctATGTCTGCAGCTGCCTCTGAGCTACGCCTTGACCAAGCAGCCCAGGTCAgctctgaatttaaaacattGAGAACCCAGGAGAAGGCTGAGCTACAGAACCTGAATGACCGCTTTGCAGGCTTCATTGAGCGGGTCCATGAACTGGAGCAGCAGAACAAGTTGCTGGAGACTGAACTCCTGTTGCTCaggcagaggcagacagagCCATCCAACCTTCGAGGCCTGTATGAGCATGAGCTCCGACAGCTACGTGCTGCAGTAGAAGAGGCCCACCATGAGAAGCAAGCAGCCCAGGACCACAGGGATGAAATGGATCATGTGCTGAGGAACCTGCAAAAACGTTATGAGGATGAAGTTCTTGGCAGAGAGGCGGCAGATGGCAGGCTCAGGGATGCCAGAAAGGGAGTAGATGAAGCTGCACTAGGCCAGGCTGAGCTTGAGAAGAGAGTCGGGACCCTGCTGGATGAGCTGGCCTTCCTGAAGCGCCTCTGTGAGAGTGAGATTGCAGAGCTGCAGGCTCAGATACAATACAGCGCAGAGGTGTCAGTGGAAATGGAGGTCGCCAAACCTGACTTATCCGCTGCTCTCCGTGACATCCGAGTGCAGTACGAGAAGCTGGCACAACGTAACCTTCAGTCAGCTGAAGAATGGTTCTGCAACAAGATGAATGTGATGACAGTAGGCACTGCTCTCAACACAGAGAGTGCAAGAAATGCCAAAGATGAGGCTGGAGAATACCGTCGGCTCCTCAAAGCCAAGACGCTGGAAATTGATGCCTGCCGAGACATGAACCAAGCTCTGGAAAACCAACTACAGGaagtggaggaaaaacagagtGCTGAGATCTCTGCACTGCAG GATACAATAAGTGAACTGGAGGACGAGTTGAGGGCAAACAAGAATGACATGGCTCGCTACTTGAAAGATTATCAGGACCTCTTGAATGTGAAGATGGCCTTGGACATTGAAATTGCAGCTTACAG GAAGCTCCTTGAAGGAGAAGAGAGCCGTTTGAGTGTGGTGGGGCCAGCTTCTGTAACTGTTTACTCTCAAGCCATGTACCCTCCTCCATCCTATGGAAGAACACACGTCCCTGTGCAGTCTCAGCTGAGCTCTGCAGCTCCATACCTGCTGAGCTCCCGCTTGTACACTTCATCACTCTCCACTGAGGAGACAATATCTGCAAGCCAAGCACACCAGGCGGAGGCCAGCCTTCctcaagaggaggaggaagagcagatggaagaggaggagaaggaggaagaagaggaggagcagggagaagagaaggagggagaagaagaagaggagcagggagaagagaaagagggagaagatgaggaggaacagggagaagagaaagagggtgaagaagaagaagaccaaggtgaggtgaaggagaaagaagaagaggaagagcagggagaagagaaggagggggaagaagaagaagagcagggagaagagaaggaagctgaagcagaggaagaacaaggagaagagaaggaaggag AGGGTGAAgcagaagatgaagaaaaacaggatgaggaaggaggagaggagagccaGCCTCAAAAAGAGGACGGTgctgaggagaaagaagaaaagggtgATGAAGAGGGTGAGAAGGGGGAGAAGGAAACTGATAAAGAAGATGAGGGGGAAGCTGaagagaaaagtggaaaaacatcagataaaaaagtttaa